The following proteins are co-located in the Clostridia bacterium genome:
- a CDS encoding S-layer homology domain-containing protein, whose protein sequence is MAGRNPRLAPVLILTLALFTAVWFRPAPAAAAGLSREDVYRAAQKTIAYYQEAYRPREYRGILDWPALGLFGFGEDVSGPRWTVNGKNGAWWREQEVRQGIGLSKTKNTDFQRTIIGVCAAGKDPRNFGGLNLVEIVKSTMLPSGKFADSVADNKTGLPVGEDLVNAHIFAIIALHCAGEPIPNRDRCLEWLQKQQHQDGGFTWDVKYFDDPKDYELVESDVDMTAAALMAFAILGEDESNPAVARALDFLRKKQLDNGGFHSWGTENPESCAWVIQALTLLGQDPMGPEWTKPSGGNPVSALLRFQLPDGSFTHVLREEENLPIYDNAISTYEALYALADAYNRRSVYDLLHEKYRPQAQKYLFSDYQPGQFGFDETMELVYSYVLSGYADGTFRPQAPLTRAEFAKYLVYGLGLKGETQNNRGSDVFRDVAPGHWADGCIGVCAARGYVGGTSEGVYSPGANITGEQLMAILVRVAGREKETEALREPGKGWAEGYIRVAESLGWLYPGFEPQKPVTRAQCAWSVARLRRIVGTR, encoded by the coding sequence TTGGCGGGTAGGAATCCGAGATTGGCGCCGGTGCTTATCTTAACGCTTGCCTTATTCACGGCGGTGTGGTTCAGGCCCGCTCCGGCTGCGGCAGCCGGGCTCAGCCGCGAAGACGTGTACCGGGCGGCGCAGAAAACCATTGCCTACTACCAGGAGGCCTACCGGCCGCGGGAGTACAGGGGCATCTTGGACTGGCCCGCCCTGGGTCTGTTCGGCTTCGGGGAGGATGTGAGCGGGCCCCGGTGGACCGTGAACGGCAAGAACGGTGCCTGGTGGCGGGAGCAGGAAGTGCGGCAGGGCATCGGGCTTTCCAAAACCAAGAATACCGACTTTCAGCGCACCATCATCGGCGTGTGCGCTGCGGGAAAGGACCCTCGGAACTTCGGGGGCTTGAACCTGGTGGAGATCGTGAAAAGCACCATGCTGCCCAGCGGCAAGTTTGCCGATTCGGTGGCGGATAACAAGACCGGTTTGCCAGTAGGCGAAGACCTGGTGAATGCCCATATCTTCGCCATCATCGCCCTGCACTGCGCGGGCGAGCCGATACCCAATCGGGATCGGTGCCTGGAGTGGCTCCAGAAGCAGCAGCATCAGGATGGCGGTTTCACCTGGGACGTGAAATACTTCGACGACCCCAAGGACTACGAACTCGTAGAGTCCGACGTAGACATGACCGCGGCCGCCTTGATGGCCTTCGCCATCCTCGGCGAGGACGAAAGCAACCCGGCGGTGGCCAGGGCCCTGGACTTCCTCAGGAAGAAGCAACTGGACAACGGCGGGTTTCATTCCTGGGGAACGGAGAATCCGGAAAGCTGCGCTTGGGTGATTCAAGCGCTCACCCTCTTGGGGCAGGATCCCATGGGGCCGGAGTGGACCAAGCCCTCTGGCGGTAATCCGGTGAGCGCCCTCCTGAGGTTCCAGCTTCCGGACGGCAGCTTTACCCACGTGCTCCGGGAAGAGGAGAACCTTCCCATCTACGATAACGCCATTTCCACCTACGAAGCCCTGTACGCCCTGGCGGACGCGTACAACCGAAGATCAGTCTACGACCTGCTGCACGAGAAATACCGGCCCCAGGCCCAGAAGTACCTGTTCAGTGACTACCAGCCGGGCCAGTTCGGTTTTGACGAGACCATGGAGCTGGTCTACAGCTACGTGCTCTCCGGATATGCCGACGGCACCTTTCGGCCCCAGGCACCGCTGACCCGGGCGGAGTTCGCCAAGTATCTGGTGTACGGCCTGGGGCTGAAGGGAGAAACGCAGAACAACCGGGGCTCGGACGTATTTCGGGATGTGGCTCCAGGGCATTGGGCAGATGGGTGCATAGGGGTATGCGCCGCCCGGGGGTACGTAGGAGGCACGAGCGAAGGAGTCTACTCTCCAGGGGCAAACATAACCGGCGAGCAGCTTATGGCCATCCTGGTGCGGGTGGCCGGCCGGGAAAAGGAAACCGAGGCTTTGCGGGAGCCGGGAAAGGGGTGGGCGGAGGGGTATATCCGGGTGGCAGAGAGTTTGGGTTGGCTCTACCCCGGGTTCGAACCGCAAAAGCCCGTCACCCGCGCCCAATGTGCCTGGAGCGTGGCGCGGCTGAGAAGAATAGTAGGGACTAGGTAA
- a CDS encoding S-layer homology domain-containing protein: MLARMRKPSRLSQRLLACLVAALLLATSLALPPGQARAEEVYVQKYDFREMHPYRLEMQPASSIGGIFDYVKDGLTKLLVFSPQDMYGISVYGSLVAYVGEDRWTSLYCGYKVDAIDRKNHQYEFTDLWGPDKNHIYLVNLGTQSPMSPGLYLYNGADLTRVEGVENPARIWGLSADEIYVARGDGGLYRYDGFSWSLLDYFGGKTVTCLDGFSVADSVYGTVTTAVYAGTAEGLHYFDGRAWTPVTPLPQVAGKAATCTGKTADGKLLVGYGREIAVLDTATGQWASLGQAPHAPTKLAGTALDDLYAVMDGKLYLRKADGNWYQVRRQSDELLAATVCDFHVFDRRDFLVVGLGTPYANNYFDTPILYYGSTIPAPPPVNYDREVTAYLRVEGYDRTIIPRTRISVARFGLGSAGGPYLNPGTGSSANPYSQGWEVDRFEGPTALHILLKALTDRGFTKHDPNNPVDGPTEFDVQDYGWALYVAMIGGDREFDQGPMSGWLYRVNGWLPNYGSQAYYLNDGDEVVWYYSATGFDAWYVNFRADREEVEPGETVHFTLTGERTDLSAPSGVGETEVRPIPNATLLVNGQPWLVGDNPVTTDSQGRAAITFTAPGTYEVSCEGWNIFGADGAVKPASILITVASTTGDHLQVYPTVEPGGLITLSLQTAYPGQPVTLVVEADSTRYYIDQFDTDSQGQAEKVFRLPPGREYTAVVAVAGEKEEFTLSTPQAPTDTTPPAITVTGLSDGMSVALAELSFTVAAEDETDGPVTPVVRLNQTLLTPAEGGSYTCTLAEGSNSITVEATDAAGNKAHRTYTVYYQPQAQDALITRVRQAIGLVTNYVKTQGTYSSDWLVVGLRNAGEEIPANYLSNVTAEVQNYFATIVNTKLEKVTDHERRVLGIVAAGGDPRNVGGYNLLERIYNFYIPANPPAGPSQPRDITFQGLNGVIYGLIALDTMRWPIPADARYSRDWMIQYLLEHQNADGGWDLGATGNSDVDITAMTLIGLAPYRDREDVSAAIDRAVEWLAQKQAPEGGYYSWGTYNSESVSQAIIALCANGIDPTSERFTKNKNLVEALLDFLQADGSILHTLDGSGVTGMATEQGYQALLAYDKFVRHNGAYNGGRTSIYYFGEYAAVKVAGKATDPSVTLAAGNREVAQSDNAWSIQLTSGTVKDNLSAADLTLTGLPAGLSAAAAKGEGNTVIITVTGAAHQALSRLTPVTVVIKASAVVEPGAVDSAPITLYLNPAPVRQQEVMVSEAQKDLTLDQDSPAATVTVPQNVTEARLNLIPLVTETEGQKRATIPQALTVQAETSAGQVKVEIPQNTGISAPLTWAGTLNLPTIKPNSSVTVTPDPGKTATVQAVIEVGAEDQELVFDRAVRLVFAGQAGKEVGYYRQGVFTKITTVMTSDSQQAGDALPAGGDGRIDVGQDLVVWTKHLTRFVIYTQTTSGSGGQPPSSGSVSVYIRVEGYDCTIVPRTRVVVDNFDLTPYLGPASGISAEPSPGWGPDKLTKPTVAHALIRALESVGIDCTDHDSGLDLQDYGWALYVAMIAGDREFDYRSTSGWLYRVNGVLPDYGCQAYTLKGGEDIVWYFAVYGFETWYTQLSASKTSAKTGEEITLTLTGTKTDLSGSSGTGPTVSAKLKGAVIYVNGQEYQPEGTPVATDENGQAVIRFYQPGTYEVSAERYDSRGLRDMVRPVPVTITVTGSAIVPGGPAAPVSDTALEEALKKAATTGVVALEADGVQTLLVLSREQLSKIWEAKKPLAVSVQGVQFVLSADSLKVPEVTAAGTAQLELKAQKLDASAVRDLLAALGEQHRLVGEVYELDLAVVDKDGKRQSVARWPDLRVILPVPEAAKEAAAAGRVKAYRYDEAKQSWEEVGGTYDAAQGTISVKVEHLSKYALLESLSPAAAAAVTTAPGTAKTFPDIAGHWAQKEIEFMAGKGYVVGISEDRFAPEATVTRAQFAVILARMAGLAPNPEAAARFGDIPADAWYRGMVGAAAAAGLVSGTGERTFSPQQPITREQMAAMMVRLLAKSGPDLSIDDRETARLLAGFADAGEISTWAKNSVALAVREGLMRGRQANRFEPRGQSTRAEAAVVLYRLLQKLPELGK; the protein is encoded by the coding sequence ATGCTAGCCAGAATGAGAAAGCCGAGCCGTCTCTCCCAGAGGCTGCTTGCCTGCCTGGTAGCCGCCCTTTTGCTGGCCACTTCCCTGGCGCTACCCCCGGGGCAGGCCCGGGCAGAAGAAGTATATGTGCAAAAGTACGACTTCCGGGAAATGCACCCCTACCGGTTGGAAATGCAACCGGCCTCTTCCATCGGCGGCATATTCGACTACGTAAAAGACGGCCTAACCAAGCTGCTGGTTTTCTCCCCCCAGGACATGTACGGGATCAGCGTCTACGGCTCCCTGGTGGCTTACGTGGGGGAGGACCGCTGGACCAGCCTCTACTGCGGCTACAAGGTAGACGCCATTGACCGCAAAAACCACCAGTACGAATTCACCGATCTGTGGGGTCCGGACAAAAACCACATCTATTTGGTGAACCTCGGCACCCAAAGCCCGATGAGCCCCGGCCTCTACCTTTACAACGGCGCCGACCTCACCCGGGTAGAAGGGGTGGAAAACCCGGCCCGCATCTGGGGCCTTAGCGCCGACGAGATCTACGTGGCCCGGGGAGACGGCGGGCTTTACCGCTACGACGGCTTCTCCTGGAGCCTGCTGGACTACTTCGGCGGCAAGACCGTGACCTGCCTGGACGGATTCTCGGTTGCCGACAGCGTCTACGGGACGGTAACCACCGCCGTCTACGCGGGCACGGCCGAAGGCCTGCACTACTTTGACGGTCGGGCCTGGACGCCGGTAACGCCCCTGCCGCAAGTGGCGGGCAAGGCCGCTACCTGCACCGGGAAAACCGCCGACGGGAAGCTCCTGGTGGGCTACGGTCGGGAAATAGCAGTTCTGGACACCGCTACCGGCCAGTGGGCCAGCCTGGGCCAGGCGCCCCACGCGCCTACCAAACTTGCCGGCACGGCTCTGGACGACCTCTACGCCGTCATGGACGGCAAGCTCTACCTGCGCAAGGCCGACGGCAACTGGTACCAGGTAAGAAGGCAGAGCGACGAGTTGCTGGCCGCCACGGTCTGCGACTTCCACGTCTTCGATCGGCGGGACTTCCTGGTGGTGGGGCTGGGAACCCCCTACGCCAACAACTATTTCGACACCCCCATACTTTACTACGGAAGCACCATTCCCGCCCCTCCTCCGGTCAACTACGACCGCGAGGTGACCGCCTACCTCCGGGTAGAGGGCTACGACCGGACCATCATCCCCAGAACCAGGATCAGCGTAGCCCGCTTCGGCCTGGGCAGCGCCGGCGGCCCCTACCTTAACCCGGGCACGGGCTCCTCGGCCAACCCCTACTCCCAGGGCTGGGAGGTGGACCGGTTTGAAGGTCCCACGGCCCTGCACATCCTGCTCAAGGCCCTTACGGATAGGGGCTTCACCAAGCACGACCCAAATAATCCGGTAGACGGCCCCACCGAGTTCGACGTTCAGGACTACGGCTGGGCCCTGTACGTGGCCATGATCGGCGGGGACCGGGAATTCGACCAGGGCCCCATGTCCGGCTGGCTCTACCGGGTGAACGGCTGGCTGCCCAACTACGGCTCTCAGGCCTACTACCTAAACGACGGGGACGAAGTGGTCTGGTATTACTCCGCCACCGGCTTTGACGCCTGGTACGTGAATTTCCGGGCCGACCGGGAGGAAGTGGAGCCGGGCGAAACCGTTCACTTCACGTTAACCGGCGAGAGGACCGATCTTTCCGCCCCCAGCGGGGTGGGCGAGACCGAGGTGCGGCCCATCCCCAACGCCACCCTGCTGGTCAACGGCCAGCCCTGGCTGGTGGGGGATAACCCCGTAACCACCGATTCCCAGGGCCGGGCAGCCATCACCTTCACCGCGCCCGGCACCTACGAGGTGAGCTGCGAGGGCTGGAACATCTTCGGCGCCGACGGCGCGGTAAAGCCGGCCTCCATTCTCATAACCGTGGCCTCCACCACCGGAGACCACCTCCAGGTTTACCCCACGGTGGAGCCCGGCGGTCTGATTACCTTAAGCCTGCAAACCGCCTATCCGGGGCAGCCGGTGACCCTGGTGGTTGAGGCCGATTCCACCCGCTACTACATCGACCAGTTTGACACCGACTCTCAGGGTCAAGCAGAGAAGGTCTTCCGGCTGCCGCCGGGCCGGGAGTACACCGCAGTGGTGGCGGTTGCCGGGGAGAAAGAGGAATTTACGCTCTCAACCCCCCAGGCGCCGACCGACACCACCCCGCCGGCCATCACCGTAACCGGGCTTAGTGACGGCATGAGCGTAGCCTTGGCCGAGCTGAGCTTCACCGTGGCGGCGGAGGACGAAACCGACGGGCCGGTTACACCCGTAGTGCGCCTGAACCAAACCCTCCTGACCCCGGCCGAGGGCGGCAGCTACACCTGCACCCTGGCCGAGGGCAGCAACTCCATCACCGTGGAAGCCACCGACGCCGCCGGGAACAAAGCCCATCGGACCTACACCGTATACTACCAACCCCAGGCGCAGGACGCCCTCATCACCCGGGTACGGCAGGCAATCGGCCTGGTTACCAACTACGTCAAGACCCAGGGAACCTACAGCTCCGACTGGCTGGTGGTGGGGCTTAGGAACGCCGGTGAAGAAATCCCGGCTAACTACCTCAGCAACGTGACCGCTGAGGTCCAGAACTACTTTGCCACCATAGTCAACACCAAGCTGGAAAAGGTAACCGACCACGAGCGGCGGGTTTTGGGCATTGTGGCCGCCGGGGGTGACCCCCGGAACGTGGGCGGCTACAACCTGCTGGAAAGAATATACAACTTCTACATCCCCGCCAACCCGCCCGCCGGCCCCAGCCAGCCCCGGGACATCACCTTCCAGGGGCTGAACGGGGTCATCTACGGCCTGATCGCCCTGGACACCATGCGCTGGCCGATACCGGCCGACGCCCGCTACAGCCGCGACTGGATGATTCAGTACCTGCTGGAGCACCAGAACGCCGACGGCGGCTGGGATCTGGGGGCCACGGGCAACAGCGACGTGGACATCACCGCCATGACCCTCATCGGTCTGGCGCCCTATCGTGACCGGGAGGACGTTTCGGCGGCCATCGACCGGGCGGTAGAGTGGCTGGCGCAAAAACAAGCGCCTGAAGGCGGTTATTACTCCTGGGGCACCTATAACAGCGAGTCCGTGTCGCAGGCCATAATCGCCCTGTGCGCCAACGGCATCGATCCCACCTCGGAGCGGTTCACCAAGAACAAGAATCTGGTGGAGGCGCTGCTGGACTTCCTGCAGGCCGACGGCTCCATCCTGCACACCTTGGACGGCAGCGGCGTAACCGGCATGGCCACCGAGCAGGGCTACCAGGCGCTTCTGGCCTACGACAAGTTCGTGCGCCACAACGGGGCCTATAACGGCGGCCGCACCTCCATCTACTACTTCGGGGAATACGCGGCGGTCAAAGTGGCCGGGAAGGCTACCGACCCCAGCGTGACCCTGGCGGCGGGGAACCGGGAGGTTGCCCAGAGCGACAACGCCTGGAGCATACAACTGACTTCGGGAACGGTGAAGGACAACCTTTCCGCCGCCGATCTCACCCTTACCGGCCTGCCGGCGGGGCTTAGCGCTGCCGCGGCCAAAGGCGAGGGCAACACCGTAATAATCACCGTCACCGGCGCGGCCCATCAGGCCCTAAGCCGCCTCACCCCCGTAACCGTGGTCATAAAGGCCAGCGCCGTAGTCGAGCCCGGGGCGGTCGACTCCGCTCCCATAACCCTATACCTCAACCCCGCACCGGTAAGACAGCAAGAGGTAATGGTCAGCGAGGCCCAAAAAGACCTCACCCTGGACCAAGACAGTCCTGCGGCCACCGTAACCGTGCCGCAAAACGTCACCGAAGCCCGCCTCAACCTAATACCGCTGGTTACTGAAACCGAGGGGCAAAAGCGCGCCACCATCCCCCAAGCTCTAACCGTGCAGGCTGAGACCAGTGCGGGGCAGGTAAAGGTAGAGATACCCCAGAACACCGGCATCAGTGCGCCCCTCACCTGGGCGGGCACCCTAAACCTCCCCACCATCAAGCCCAACAGCAGCGTCACCGTGACCCCGGACCCCGGCAAGACCGCCACCGTGCAGGCAGTCATCGAAGTGGGCGCCGAGGACCAGGAACTGGTCTTTGACCGGGCCGTAAGGCTGGTGTTTGCCGGCCAGGCGGGCAAGGAAGTGGGCTACTACCGGCAAGGCGTCTTCACCAAGATAACCACCGTAATGACCTCCGACAGCCAGCAAGCCGGAGACGCCCTGCCCGCCGGCGGTGACGGCAGAATAGACGTGGGCCAGGACCTGGTGGTCTGGACCAAGCACCTCACCCGGTTCGTCATCTACACCCAGACCACGTCCGGTAGCGGCGGGCAGCCCCCCTCCTCGGGCAGCGTGTCGGTATACATCCGGGTGGAAGGGTATGACTGTACCATAGTGCCGAGGACCAGAGTGGTGGTGGACAACTTCGACCTCACGCCCTACCTGGGACCTGCTTCCGGCATTTCCGCCGAGCCTTCCCCGGGCTGGGGGCCGGACAAGTTGACGAAACCGACGGTGGCCCACGCGCTGATCCGAGCCCTGGAATCCGTGGGTATCGACTGCACGGACCACGATAGCGGCCTGGACCTCCAGGACTACGGCTGGGCCCTCTACGTGGCCATGATCGCCGGCGACCGGGAGTTCGACTACCGCAGCACCTCCGGCTGGCTGTACCGGGTAAACGGGGTCCTGCCCGATTACGGCTGCCAGGCCTACACGCTCAAGGGCGGTGAGGACATCGTCTGGTACTTTGCCGTCTACGGCTTCGAAACCTGGTACACCCAGCTCAGCGCCTCCAAGACCAGCGCCAAAACCGGCGAGGAGATAACCCTCACCCTGACCGGGACCAAGACCGACCTGTCCGGCTCCAGCGGCACCGGCCCCACCGTCAGCGCCAAGCTCAAGGGGGCGGTGATATACGTCAACGGCCAGGAGTACCAGCCGGAGGGCACACCCGTGGCGACCGATGAAAACGGCCAGGCGGTGATCAGGTTCTACCAACCGGGCACCTATGAGGTGTCGGCGGAGAGGTATGACAGCCGGGGCCTGCGGGACATGGTGCGCCCGGTGCCGGTAACCATCACCGTGACCGGAAGCGCCATTGTCCCCGGCGGCCCGGCCGCCCCGGTGAGCGACACCGCCCTGGAGGAGGCCCTCAAGAAGGCTGCCACCACCGGCGTAGTAGCCCTAGAGGCGGACGGCGTGCAAACCCTGTTGGTCTTGTCCAGGGAACAGTTGAGCAAAATCTGGGAGGCGAAAAAGCCGCTGGCCGTCAGCGTTCAGGGAGTGCAGTTTGTCCTGTCCGCCGATAGCCTTAAAGTGCCGGAGGTAACCGCCGCCGGGACGGCGCAACTGGAGCTGAAGGCGCAGAAGCTAGACGCGAGCGCGGTTCGTGATCTGCTCGCCGCTCTGGGAGAGCAGCACCGGCTGGTAGGCGAAGTGTACGAGCTGGACCTGGCGGTAGTGGACAAGGACGGCAAGCGGCAAAGCGTGGCCCGCTGGCCGGACCTCAGGGTGATCCTCCCGGTGCCCGAGGCGGCCAAAGAGGCGGCGGCGGCCGGTAGGGTAAAAGCCTACCGCTACGACGAAGCCAAGCAAAGCTGGGAAGAAGTGGGCGGCACTTACGATGCGGCCCAAGGGACCATAAGTGTGAAGGTAGAGCACCTCAGCAAGTACGCCCTCCTGGAGAGCCTCTCTCCGGCGGCCGCAGCGGCGGTCACCACCGCGCCGGGGACAGCAAAGACCTTCCCGGACATTGCCGGGCACTGGGCGCAGAAAGAAATCGAATTCATGGCCGGCAAGGGCTACGTAGTGGGTATAAGCGAGGACCGCTTTGCCCCCGAGGCCACCGTCACCCGGGCCCAGTTCGCGGTCATCCTGGCCCGCATGGCGGGGCTGGCACCCAACCCCGAAGCCGCGGCCCGGTTTGGCGACATACCGGCTGACGCCTGGTACCGGGGCATGGTGGGGGCGGCGGCCGCTGCCGGCCTGGTATCCGGCACCGGCGAGCGCACCTTCTCCCCCCAGCAGCCCATCACCCGCGAGCAGATGGCGGCCATGATGGTGCGGCTTTTGGCCAAGAGCGGCCCGGACCTGAGCATTGACGACCGGGAAACGGCCCGGTTGCTGGCCGGGTTTGCCGACGCCGGGGAGATCTCCACCTGGGCGAAAAACTCCGTAGCCCTGGCGGTGCGGGAGGGCCTGATGCGGGGCCGGCAGGCCAACCGCTTTGAGCCCCGGGGCCAGTCCACCCGCGCGGAAGCCGCGGTGGTGCTCTACCGGCTGCTGCAGAAGCTGCCGGAGCTGGGGAAGTAG
- a CDS encoding PQQ-binding-like beta-propeller repeat protein, with protein sequence MPISLGALNVGKKTLVIFLALLLVALVAATPALAADWPQFQKDAKNSGIYTGAALPTGSTATVTSVQTEYGSFFGIDSTPIYVTTNDTGYVYVFPFQKLYEYYTSGNSLVAGSTPLTVDTGGFQLCTPASDGNSIFLGVNTHLNQTQNKDFTTSLDGWTTGSSAGSPEFSQTTVSGKTCARIHENDPSTDGDGYIQQTVYVPSNSNVRIAFSYLQQYTGSPPSQRLIKVQVKRPSDSTWNTALTITPTAYDTWVPVNENISTTYFPNSGVNYDIRFVFDYTTSASSTATCCFTDCQVIAQSMGVEKVTGLGTGALSLNSNFCNLAQSGQANTPLKYYQNATGSYLLLGKWTGSTGGKYFCIDANTGQVKWEYTGGSPKGYYWAGAACVDDVAIFGDEDGKVHVVKLEPDQDGNAIEVDQDTNTPGVQAYDLTQSNEPIRSSICYYDNATGNDYLYLTSADGYLYQLEYNPTTQRIVGAVTPVQPQNYCTSTPVRYGDWVYVGMGRIYGGSGLWAVPVSGGGFGRPVELVSEDPNDLNLRIIQSSPVVYPASDTEIYIYVTENNQGGRAVCVKHYYDEEEEQWKSEGRWTYTSQNYVLQGFAAADGKLFYGDDSGYLYYVH encoded by the coding sequence ATGCCTATCAGTCTAGGTGCTTTAAACGTGGGGAAGAAGACGTTGGTAATCTTTCTTGCCTTATTATTGGTTGCGTTGGTTGCGGCCACGCCGGCGCTTGCCGCCGACTGGCCGCAGTTCCAGAAGGACGCGAAGAACAGCGGGATTTACACCGGTGCGGCGCTGCCCACCGGGTCTACCGCTACGGTCACCTCAGTGCAAACCGAATACGGGAGCTTTTTCGGCATAGATTCCACCCCTATTTACGTGACCACCAACGACACGGGCTACGTTTACGTCTTCCCCTTCCAGAAGCTATACGAGTACTACACCAGCGGCAATTCCCTGGTGGCAGGATCCACACCGCTGACCGTAGACACGGGGGGTTTCCAACTTTGCACCCCGGCCTCTGACGGGAACAGCATTTTCCTTGGGGTAAACACCCATTTAAACCAGACTCAGAACAAGGACTTTACCACGAGTTTAGACGGGTGGACCACGGGTAGCTCGGCCGGTTCCCCGGAGTTTTCCCAGACCACCGTATCGGGTAAGACCTGTGCCCGGATCCACGAGAACGATCCTTCCACCGACGGAGACGGCTATATCCAGCAGACCGTGTACGTGCCCAGCAACTCCAACGTGCGCATTGCCTTTTCCTACTTGCAGCAGTATACCGGATCTCCGCCCAGCCAGCGGCTCATCAAGGTGCAAGTAAAAAGGCCCAGCGATTCCACCTGGAACACGGCGCTGACCATTACGCCTACGGCCTACGATACGTGGGTACCGGTCAATGAAAACATCAGCACCACCTACTTCCCTAATTCAGGCGTAAACTACGACATCCGCTTCGTGTTCGATTATACTACCTCCGCTTCCTCCACCGCCACCTGCTGCTTCACCGACTGCCAGGTGATAGCCCAGAGCATGGGGGTGGAGAAGGTGACGGGGTTGGGTACGGGTGCGCTCAGCTTGAACAGCAACTTCTGCAACCTCGCCCAGTCCGGCCAGGCCAATACGCCTTTGAAGTACTACCAGAACGCCACTGGCTCCTACCTCTTGCTGGGTAAATGGACGGGCAGTACGGGCGGAAAGTACTTCTGCATTGATGCCAATACGGGACAGGTCAAGTGGGAGTACACCGGAGGTTCGCCCAAGGGTTACTACTGGGCCGGAGCCGCCTGCGTGGACGATGTGGCCATTTTCGGTGACGAAGACGGTAAGGTCCACGTGGTAAAGTTGGAGCCGGACCAGGACGGCAATGCAATAGAGGTAGACCAGGACACCAACACCCCCGGCGTGCAGGCCTACGACCTGACGCAGAGCAATGAGCCTATACGCTCCTCTATTTGTTACTACGACAACGCCACTGGGAACGACTATCTCTACCTGACCTCTGCTGACGGGTACCTGTACCAGCTTGAGTATAACCCAACAACCCAGAGGATAGTGGGCGCAGTAACTCCCGTACAGCCGCAGAACTACTGCACCTCTACGCCGGTCAGGTACGGCGACTGGGTGTACGTGGGAATGGGCCGGATTTACGGCGGTTCCGGCTTGTGGGCGGTGCCGGTTTCCGGCGGTGGTTTTGGACGTCCTGTCGAACTGGTAAGTGAGGATCCCAATGACCTGAATTTGCGGATAATCCAGTCCTCACCTGTGGTCTACCCGGCTTCCGATACCGAGATTTACATCTATGTCACGGAAAACAACCAGGGAGGCCGGGCCGTCTGCGTAAAGCATTACTACGACGAAGAAGAAGAGCAATGGAAGTCAGAAGGCCGATGGACCTATACCAGCCAAAACTACGTGCTGCAGGGTTTTGCGGCCGCTGACGGCAAGCTCTTCTACGGGGATGACTCGGGTTATCTCTACTATGTCCACTAG
- a CDS encoding S-layer homology domain-containing protein — MLGWAASQGRGWVNNGGVQATVTRAQFAVILARMAGLAADPEAAARFSDLPAGAWYRGMVGAAAAAGLVSGTGERTFSPQQPITREQVAAMMVRLLSKSGPDLSIDDRETARLLAGFADAGEISPWAKNSVALAVREGLMRGRQANRFEPRGQSTRAEAAVVLYRLLQKLPELGK; from the coding sequence TTGCTTGGCTGGGCTGCCAGCCAGGGTCGGGGGTGGGTAAATAACGGAGGCGTGCAGGCCACCGTCACCCGGGCCCAATTCGCGGTCATCCTGGCCCGGATGGCGGGACTTGCGGCCGATCCCGAAGCCGCGGCCCGGTTTAGCGACCTGCCGGCTGGCGCCTGGTACCGGGGAATGGTGGGGGCGGCGGCTGCGGCCGGCCTGGTATCCGGCACCGGCGAGCGCACCTTCTCGCCGCAGCAGCCCATCACCCGGGAGCAGGTGGCGGCCATGATGGTGCGGCTCCTGTCCAAGAGCGGCCCGGACCTGAGCATTGACGACCGGGAAACGGCCCGGTTGCTGGCCGGGTTTGCCGATGCCGGGGAGATCTCCCCCTGGGCGAAAAACTCCGTAGCCCTGGCGGTGCGGGAGGGCCTGATGCGGGGCCGGCAGGCCAACCGCTTTGAGCCCCGGGGCCAGTCCACCCGCGCGGAGGCAGCGGTGGTGCTTTACCGGCTATTGCAGAAGCTGCCGGAGCTGGGGAAGTAG